The Streptomyces cathayae DNA segment CAGCCCTCGTTGAGCGCCTGGATGATGAGCTCTCGGCTGCTGTGCGCGAGCATCACCTTGCCCAGAGCGGTGGTCAGCGCAGGCACCCGGGCACCGATTCGACTCAGGAGATTGGGAGAGCGAGGCCCCCTGATGCGATCCAGATAGACGATGGAGGTGCTGTCGAGCACGGCCAGATTAACCCCGAAGCCGACGTGCTGGAACAGGGCGGCCATATGCGGAGCCGCCACATCCCGCAGGAATCCGACCGGTGAGGCATCCACACTGTTGCCCAACTCGAACACGTGCGAGCTGAGCCGGTAGTTGCGTCCGACCCGGGTCAGGAAGCCGCTCTCGGTCAACTGCGCGACCAACCTGAACGCCGTGGACTTGGGCAGCCCGACACGCCTGGCCAGCTCACTCAGCGGAAGCAGATGGTCGTCACCCATGAAGGCGTCGAGGATGCTCAGCGCGCGCCCGACCGAGATGATGGCCGAGGCCTCTCCCCGAGCCTGGGGCCCC contains these protein-coding regions:
- a CDS encoding IclR family transcriptional regulator, whose product is MSTTPTSEAGEGPQARGEASAIISVGRALSILDAFMGDDHLLPLSELARRVGLPKSTAFRLVAQLTESGFLTRVGRNYRLSSHVFELGNSVDASPVGFLRDVAAPHMAALFQHVGFGVNLAVLDSTSIVYLDRIRGPRSPNLLSRIGARVPALTTALGKVMLAHSSRELIIQALNEGWPRSTPYTVMRPELMVGQLRQAREAGVAYDREEAMLGLTCVAAPIFDPEGRPVGAISASGSTGRFRPESAADLTQRAARLISSDLKRTISLRA